In Caldalkalibacillus thermarum, a single window of DNA contains:
- a CDS encoding sugar ABC transporter substrate-binding protein gives MEKLKHLMILVLCLGFTFTVLAGCSTDEDAAGNESAGQENEAVEVVTITAQAPSPETTRVDNLVRAAEMLNEELEKEGQNIRVEVETQMFEGSWEDYYRQFMLAFQSGKEPDIYVASHPNTGWLADGGYIQPLDELKESEAYADVYPVLWDAVTYKGHVWGAIQDTEARPVFYNKNILREMGWSEEEIESLPEKVKNGEFTLDDLLRVAEEAVSSGAAKYGILHRPVNGPDFQVMLYNFGGQLYDPEENKIVFDKEAVLKQLSFFHEIAQKNLIPEGLLSMEWSNIHSMVVNGEVLFYFGGIWNIYNWGQDDFHKELGKVDPEWVMENFGMMLYPAAEEGGQPITLSHPFAYFVSSNAEHKDLIVRLLEHVIHPDLQTIHNVETYHLPVTESAAEHPDYKANITLGDIAYMTEYTTFLPNHEGYEPYSNAVFKAIEAVQLGRQTPEEALEALEVQLKNDLRDQLTILE, from the coding sequence ATGGAGAAATTAAAACACTTGATGATCCTTGTTCTCTGTTTAGGATTCACTTTCACTGTATTGGCAGGCTGCTCAACAGATGAGGATGCAGCTGGCAATGAGTCAGCTGGACAGGAAAATGAAGCTGTTGAGGTCGTCACCATCACTGCCCAGGCTCCAAGTCCTGAAACCACACGGGTGGATAATCTGGTCCGGGCAGCGGAGATGTTAAATGAAGAACTGGAAAAGGAAGGACAAAATATCCGGGTAGAAGTGGAAACCCAAATGTTTGAAGGCAGCTGGGAGGATTACTACAGACAATTTATGTTGGCTTTCCAGTCTGGCAAGGAACCTGACATCTATGTCGCAAGTCATCCCAATACAGGCTGGCTGGCAGACGGCGGCTACATTCAACCATTGGACGAGCTGAAAGAATCTGAGGCTTACGCTGACGTGTACCCTGTGCTATGGGATGCGGTCACCTATAAAGGACACGTTTGGGGAGCCATCCAAGATACTGAAGCCCGTCCAGTTTTTTATAACAAAAATATCTTGAGGGAAATGGGCTGGAGTGAAGAAGAGATTGAGAGTTTGCCCGAAAAGGTCAAAAATGGTGAGTTTACCCTTGATGACCTGCTCCGGGTTGCTGAAGAAGCCGTTTCAAGCGGGGCTGCAAAGTATGGTATCTTGCACCGTCCTGTCAATGGTCCCGATTTTCAGGTCATGCTCTACAATTTTGGCGGACAATTGTATGATCCTGAAGAAAACAAGATCGTCTTTGATAAAGAAGCTGTCCTTAAGCAACTGAGCTTTTTCCATGAAATCGCCCAGAAAAATCTGATCCCCGAAGGATTGTTGTCAATGGAATGGTCCAACATCCATTCCATGGTCGTTAATGGTGAGGTTCTCTTCTACTTTGGGGGTATTTGGAATATCTACAACTGGGGACAAGATGACTTCCACAAAGAACTGGGTAAAGTTGATCCTGAATGGGTGATGGAAAACTTTGGCATGATGCTCTATCCCGCCGCTGAAGAAGGGGGACAACCCATTACCCTGTCTCATCCGTTTGCCTATTTTGTTTCCTCCAACGCCGAGCATAAAGACCTGATTGTCCGCCTGTTGGAGCATGTCATCCATCCAGACCTGCAAACCATTCATAATGTAGAGACATATCACTTGCCGGTAACCGAAAGTGCGGCCGAGCATCCTGATTATAAAGCCAACATCACGCTGGGCGATATTGCCTATATGACGGAGTATACCACCTTCTTGCCCAATCATGAGGGATATGAGCCTTACAGCAATGCCGTCTTTAAAGCCATAGAAGCTGTTCAGCTGGGCAGACAAACACCTGAAGAGGCTCTGGAAGCTTTAGAAGTCCAGTTAAAAAATGACTTGAGAGATCAACTGACCATTTTAGAGTAA